One region of uncultured Methanolobus sp. genomic DNA includes:
- a CDS encoding DHH family phosphoesterase, which yields MSEKCVECNGKGYRVTGTAKCPECKGTGKSKSIDLMKLSEKDMANFLKNGSSCDNCSGTGDIEEREKCAACSGKGVFYKCKVCGAEMDRLYQGDEVCHSCAKQQIVYKLDNSCTLDELEVGKMYHSTVRNIADFGVFVDLNSNLRGLIHSSNMKGPLEVGEPVIVSLKEIKPRGKMDLVPRNLKEYQTIELEKKLPIMLASEMAQMVGKKVKVQGEVIQIKQTAGPTIFTIADESGQISGAAFESAGERAYPDVEVDMIVAATGEVSARGDSFQLEVQSLKRLTGSQETEILNRIEAAIDSRAEPYEIEYMVESEVLENLRPIMKKAAKEIRKAIIKSTPILLRHHADADGMTAALAIEKAIMPLIQDVNGQDGEYHFYRRAPSKAPFYEVTDVVRDIGFALEDAARHGQKMPLVISVDNGSSNENVAAMKQAQVYGIQMIVMDHHQPDDVVDEFLLTHVNPAHVGGDFGMTAGMLCTEVARMINVNVENEIKHLPAVAALGDRSEAEEAKRYIELVSDKYTLQHLKDMALALDFAAYWLKFNPGKGIVDDILDFGDHTIHNNLVNVLCEQANEMIAEQIDVCMAHVKAQDLPNGAILNVLDVENHAHKFTFPPPGKTSGEVHDKLCHKYEDKPVVTIGYGPDFAVIRSRGVLMNIPQMVRELYEEVKGGGVNGGGHLVVGSIKFVEGMRTEVLSKLVEKIGAVGVE from the coding sequence ATGAGCGAGAAATGTGTAGAATGCAACGGGAAAGGCTATCGTGTCACCGGCACTGCTAAATGCCCCGAGTGCAAAGGGACGGGAAAATCAAAGTCCATTGACCTTATGAAACTTTCAGAAAAGGATATGGCGAACTTTTTGAAAAATGGATCTTCCTGCGACAACTGTAGCGGGACAGGAGATATTGAAGAGCGGGAGAAATGTGCCGCGTGTTCCGGCAAAGGTGTCTTTTATAAGTGCAAGGTTTGTGGGGCTGAAATGGACCGCCTTTATCAGGGCGATGAGGTCTGTCATTCATGTGCAAAACAGCAGATAGTGTACAAACTTGACAACTCGTGTACTCTCGATGAGCTTGAAGTCGGAAAAATGTACCATTCAACAGTAAGGAACATTGCCGATTTCGGAGTATTCGTTGATCTTAATTCTAATCTCAGGGGGCTTATTCATTCCAGTAACATGAAAGGACCACTGGAAGTCGGTGAACCGGTCATTGTCAGTTTAAAGGAAATTAAACCAAGAGGTAAAATGGATCTGGTTCCCAGGAATTTGAAAGAATACCAGACCATTGAACTTGAAAAGAAGCTCCCTATCATGCTTGCCAGTGAAATGGCACAAATGGTAGGTAAGAAAGTAAAGGTGCAGGGAGAGGTCATACAGATCAAACAAACTGCCGGGCCTACTATATTCACAATTGCAGATGAAAGCGGACAGATCTCCGGTGCCGCATTTGAGAGCGCAGGTGAGAGAGCTTATCCGGATGTTGAAGTCGATATGATCGTTGCAGCCACCGGCGAGGTTTCAGCTCGTGGCGATAGTTTCCAGCTTGAGGTCCAGAGTCTTAAAAGGCTGACCGGTTCACAGGAAACTGAGATTCTCAATCGTATTGAAGCTGCCATTGACAGCAGAGCGGAACCATATGAAATTGAATACATGGTTGAAAGTGAGGTTCTTGAAAATCTCAGACCTATCATGAAGAAGGCTGCAAAGGAAATCAGAAAGGCAATTATTAAATCTACGCCTATCCTCCTGCGCCACCATGCCGATGCTGATGGAATGACAGCTGCTCTGGCTATTGAGAAAGCCATCATGCCACTGATACAAGATGTGAACGGCCAGGATGGAGAATATCACTTTTACAGACGTGCTCCTTCAAAGGCACCTTTCTATGAAGTGACGGACGTTGTACGTGATATCGGCTTCGCCCTTGAGGATGCAGCAAGACATGGACAGAAGATGCCTCTTGTCATAAGTGTGGATAATGGATCTTCCAATGAGAATGTGGCTGCAATGAAGCAGGCACAAGTGTATGGCATCCAGATGATAGTGATGGACCACCACCAACCCGATGATGTGGTCGATGAATTCCTATTAACCCATGTTAACCCGGCACACGTTGGGGGAGACTTCGGTATGACGGCAGGTATGCTCTGTACCGAGGTAGCACGTATGATAAATGTCAATGTTGAAAACGAAATTAAACATCTACCTGCCGTAGCTGCACTTGGTGACCGCTCAGAAGCTGAAGAGGCAAAGAGATACATAGAACTTGTATCTGACAAGTATACCCTGCAACACCTGAAAGATATGGCACTAGCCCTTGACTTTGCAGCATACTGGCTTAAATTCAATCCTGGAAAAGGTATCGTTGATGATATCCTGGACTTTGGAGACCATACGATACACAATAATCTGGTCAATGTGCTTTGCGAACAGGCAAACGAAATGATCGCTGAGCAAATAGATGTCTGTATGGCTCATGTCAAAGCACAGGACCTGCCAAATGGAGCAATCCTGAATGTGCTTGATGTTGAGAACCATGCTCACAAATTTACATTCCCACCACCCGGAAAGACCTCAGGTGAAGTCCATGACAAGCTATGTCATAAATACGAAGATAAACCAGTTGTAACTATAGGATACGGACCTGATTTTGCAGTTATCCGCTCAAGAGGTGTACTGATGAATATACCTCAGATGGTCAGGGAACTCTATGAAGAAGTAAAAGGCGGCGGAGTCAATGGTGGAGGACACCTGGTAGTTGGAAGTATCAAATTCGTTGAAGGAATGCGCACAGAAGTGCTTTCCAAATTAGTTGAAAAAATAGGAGCTGTAGGAGTTGAATAA
- a CDS encoding orotate phosphoribosyltransferase-like protein, whose protein sequence is MKNIDKLIQKALELQANGLVTRQIADELNVSQETVTWLLTRAKKEDVSSAPKDISVNWRNIGKSAFRMRHVGIAMCDMVLDTVEATGNDIDLVVGIGLSGVPLASLIAEELNTQLSVYHAYNEQGDESRLSGAFSRNFAGIKGKKCIIVDDVITTGNTMRDVATHLRSSGAKPLAIAVLVDKSGSETLSEVPVHALVRIVRVD, encoded by the coding sequence ATGAAGAATATTGATAAATTGATCCAGAAAGCCCTTGAATTGCAGGCAAATGGACTTGTTACAAGGCAAATCGCAGATGAGCTTAACGTTTCCCAGGAAACCGTAACATGGCTTCTGACCCGTGCAAAGAAGGAAGATGTCTCCTCTGCACCAAAAGACATATCGGTCAACTGGAGGAACATAGGGAAAAGTGCATTCAGGATGCGACATGTCGGAATTGCCATGTGCGACATGGTGCTCGACACCGTGGAAGCTACCGGCAATGATATTGACCTTGTTGTCGGAATTGGCCTTAGCGGAGTTCCCCTTGCAAGTCTTATTGCAGAAGAGCTGAACACACAACTGTCAGTGTATCATGCTTATAACGAGCAGGGCGATGAATCCAGACTCAGCGGAGCTTTTAGCAGGAATTTTGCAGGTATCAAGGGAAAGAAATGTATCATCGTTGATGATGTCATTACTACCGGAAACACAATGAGGGATGTTGCAACCCACCTACGTAGTTCCGGTGCAAAGCCTCTTGCAATTGCCGTACTTGTGGACAAGAGCGGATCTGAGACTCTTTCTGAAGTACCTGTACATGCACTGGTGCGCATAGTACGTGTAGACTGA
- a CDS encoding NOB1 family endonuclease — protein sequence MEYYIADSAVFIMGSGIEPYRIITIPSVVNELKSSEAAMRFDLARESGARVEMPEDSFREKVLQVANETKDCEELSPTDIDILAKALEYKGNSVLLTDDYAVQNVAKVLGLEVKPVAQKKIKDVLVWQKQCTGCRRKFDSGDVCPVCGSPLKKRRKRKI from the coding sequence ATGGAATACTACATCGCGGATTCTGCTGTCTTTATTATGGGAAGCGGAATAGAACCTTATAGAATCATAACAATTCCCTCAGTAGTTAATGAACTGAAAAGCAGTGAAGCAGCTATGCGTTTTGATCTTGCACGCGAGAGCGGTGCCAGGGTTGAAATGCCGGAGGATTCTTTCCGTGAAAAAGTTCTGCAGGTTGCCAATGAGACAAAGGACTGTGAGGAACTGTCCCCAACTGATATTGATATTCTGGCCAAGGCACTTGAATACAAAGGGAATTCAGTGCTTCTGACTGATGACTATGCAGTCCAGAATGTTGCAAAGGTTCTGGGGCTTGAAGTAAAGCCTGTGGCCCAGAAAAAGATAAAGGATGTGCTGGTATGGCAAAAGCAGTGTACAGGCTGCCGGAGAAAATTTGATAGTGGTGATGTATGTCCTGTTTGTGGTTCTCCTTTGAAGAAAAGGCGCAAAAGAAAAATATAA
- a CDS encoding ATPase domain-containing protein, with protein MSRISSGINDLDKRLQGGFPEGECILVTGKPGTGKTIFGMQFLYNACLEGKKCIMIATEETPEKIVEHGKILGFDLGPYIEKKQLTMIHFFEMRVMNMEEGGDSCTCINIDTLNNLTHIIDDDVNVIVLDNMGTFSIGVDLRTFKEELEVLAFLLSAQKRTSLIIMDAAAHEFTHNIAEYSTYGTIKLMFKENPYTGKMERFMFIPKMRGTKITLEPINYDITEEGIKLFSPKGNR; from the coding sequence ATGTCAAGAATATCCAGTGGAATCAATGACCTGGACAAGAGACTACAGGGAGGTTTTCCTGAGGGTGAATGCATCCTCGTAACAGGAAAACCCGGAACCGGTAAAACAATATTTGGAATGCAGTTCCTGTACAATGCATGTCTTGAAGGTAAAAAATGCATAATGATAGCAACAGAAGAAACCCCGGAAAAAATAGTAGAGCATGGAAAAATCCTTGGATTTGATCTGGGACCCTACATTGAGAAGAAACAACTCACAATGATTCATTTTTTCGAAATGAGGGTGATGAACATGGAAGAAGGTGGAGATAGTTGTACATGCATAAATATTGACACATTGAACAACCTGACACATATCATTGATGATGATGTGAACGTAATCGTTCTTGACAATATGGGGACATTCTCAATCGGAGTTGATCTTAGGACATTCAAGGAAGAACTTGAAGTGCTTGCGTTCCTGCTTTCCGCACAAAAAAGAACATCACTTATCATAATGGATGCAGCAGCTCATGAATTCACGCATAATATCGCCGAATATTCTACCTATGGGACCATCAAACTGATGTTCAAGGAAAATCCCTACACCGGTAAAATGGAAAGGTTCATGTTCATTCCTAAAATGCGGGGGACAAAAATAACTCTGGAACCCATTAACTACGATATTACTGAAGAAGGAATTAAATTATTTTCACCAAAAGGCAATAGATAA
- a CDS encoding ATPase domain-containing protein encodes MERISTGISDIDKKIQGGFPVGESYLLTGEPGTGKTIFGLHFIYNACTEGKKCAILATEETPEKIVRHGKTVGLDIEPFVESNQLTMIRVLEKRIEGMEDKYANIITNTSDPRNIKYTIPEDVEVVVIDNMGTFSIGEELNVFRDKLDTLIYLFSESNWTSLIIMDATAHELTHRISEYSSSGTIRLMIKENPYTGKMERFMYIPKMRDTDISLEIINYSITSQGIKLSASKSASKTNKLI; translated from the coding sequence ATGGAAAGGATCTCTACCGGGATTTCTGATATCGATAAGAAAATACAGGGAGGATTTCCTGTAGGGGAATCATATCTGTTAACTGGAGAACCCGGCACAGGTAAGACAATATTTGGGTTACACTTTATCTACAATGCATGCACGGAAGGAAAAAAGTGTGCAATTCTGGCAACAGAAGAAACACCGGAAAAGATTGTGCGGCATGGAAAAACTGTTGGCCTGGACATTGAGCCCTTCGTAGAAAGCAACCAGCTTACAATGATACGCGTGCTTGAAAAAAGAATAGAGGGCATGGAGGATAAATACGCAAATATTATCACAAATACCAGCGACCCACGCAATATCAAATACACAATTCCTGAAGATGTAGAGGTAGTTGTCATTGATAACATGGGTACTTTTTCAATAGGGGAGGAATTGAACGTATTCAGGGACAAACTTGATACACTAATTTACCTGTTCTCTGAATCGAACTGGACATCTCTTATAATAATGGATGCAACTGCACATGAACTCACTCACAGGATATCTGAATATTCAAGTAGCGGAACCATTCGGTTAATGATAAAGGAAAACCCCTATACCGGAAAAATGGAAAGGTTCATGTACATTCCTAAAATGCGTGACACGGACATCTCACTTGAGATTATAAACTACAGCATAACCAGTCAGGGAATCAAGTTGTCTGCTTCAAAGTCTGCTTCTAAGACAAATAAATTAATATAA
- a CDS encoding NAD+ synthase, with translation MDISKAKDIIVEFIKEKTTEAGVKGAVVGLSGGIDSALTAYLTVEALGKENVLGIHMPELNLTPAEDVLDATEVAERLGIEFKTVDISEILAGYMNSIPESSDSNSHSNGNLKARIRMSVLYYYANSTSGMVMGTGNKTEILLGYFTKYGDGGVDLEPIGDLYKTEVREMSKLMEVPEEIITKAPSARLWEDQTDEDELGITYELVDRFLALLLEGETPQVAQNTLGMSVTQRDSVLKRINANLHKQKAAPIAELKLLR, from the coding sequence ATGGACATTTCAAAAGCTAAAGACATCATAGTTGAGTTTATCAAGGAAAAAACAACAGAGGCAGGCGTAAAAGGTGCTGTTGTAGGTCTTAGTGGAGGGATTGATTCCGCACTTACTGCATACCTGACAGTTGAAGCCCTTGGTAAAGAAAATGTTCTTGGAATACACATGCCTGAACTCAACCTGACACCTGCCGAGGATGTACTGGATGCCACAGAAGTCGCGGAGAGACTTGGAATCGAATTCAAGACTGTTGATATTTCAGAAATACTTGCAGGATACATGAACTCAATTCCTGAAAGTTCGGATTCTAATTCGCATTCAAATGGCAACCTCAAAGCCAGAATACGCATGTCAGTTCTTTATTACTATGCCAACAGCACGTCCGGGATGGTTATGGGAACCGGCAACAAGACTGAAATACTTCTAGGTTACTTTACAAAATACGGAGACGGCGGGGTTGACCTTGAGCCTATTGGTGACCTTTACAAAACAGAAGTGAGGGAAATGTCAAAGCTCATGGAAGTTCCGGAAGAGATTATCACCAAAGCTCCGTCTGCAAGGCTCTGGGAAGACCAGACAGATGAGGATGAGCTTGGAATTACCTATGAACTTGTGGACAGGTTCCTCGCACTTTTACTTGAAGGTGAAACGCCCCAGGTAGCCCAGAATACTCTGGGAATGAGCGTAACTCAAAGGGATTCAGTCCTGAAAAGGATTAATGCAAACCTGCACAAACAGAAAGCTGCTCCAATAGCAGAACTCAAATTATTAAGGTAA